A single Equus przewalskii isolate Varuska unplaced genomic scaffold, EquPr2 ChrUn-1, whole genome shotgun sequence DNA region contains:
- the PLEKHA6 gene encoding pleckstrin homology domain-containing family A member 6 isoform X45, with translation MGEAARVQIPPAQKSVPQAARHNHEKPDSENIPPSKHHHQPPLNCLPKPEPEPKTRGEGDGRGCEKAERRSERPDVKSEPLVKANGLQPGPEPASEPGSPYPEGPRVQGGGERHTQPNGWQLSSPSRPGSTAFPPQDSESGGQRQSFPSRANPDKIAQRKSSMNQLQQWVNLRRGVPPPEDLRSPSRFYPVTRRVPEYYGPYSSQYPDDYQYYPPGVRPDSICSMPAYDRISPPWALEDKRHSFRNGGGPAFQLREWKEPAGYGRQDSTVWIPSPSRQPVYYDELDATSGSLRHLSLQPRSHSVPRSPGQGSCNRARIYSPVRSPSARFERLPPRSEDIYADPAAYVMRRSISSPKYDYLGDRRPVPAGLFPYNYPPSPTVHDKMDELLDLQLQRNLEYLDQQMSESETLISMVNRMVENSSPRAQLFMQVPPCPEVFRDSLHTYKLNEQDTDKLLGKLCEQNKVVREQDRLVQQLRAEKESLESALMGTHQELEMFGSQPAYPEKLLHKKEALQNQLINIRVELSQATTALTNSTVEYENLESEVSALHDDLWEQLNLDIQNEVLNRQIQKEIWRVQDVLEGLRKNNPSRGTDTAKHRGGLGPSATCSSNSPASPLSSASLTSPLSPFSLVSGSQGSPTKPGSSEEPGPPRPPLPKAYVPLESPPTVPPLPSESRFWPYPNSPSWHHSGETARGQPKASYEQNKKDPHQTSTLDPSGDISLVPTRQEVEAEKQAALNKVGIVPPRTKSPTDEEVTPSRVVKRSASGLTNGLTPRQERPKSAVFPGEGKVKMSVEEQIDRMRRHQSGSVKEKRRSLQLPASPAPDPTARPAYKVVRRHRSIHEVDISNLEAALRAEEPGGQAYETPREEIARLRKMELEPQHYEVDINKELSTPDKVLIPERYIDLEPDTPLSPEELKEKQKKVERIKTLIAKSSMQNVVPIGEGDLVDVPQDSESQLQEQEKRIEISCALATEASRRGRMLSVQCATPSPPTSPASPTPPANPPSSESPRGADSSHTMRV, from the exons ATGGGGGAGGCTGCCCGAGTACAGATCCCCCCGGCCCAGAAGTCGGTGCCCCAAGCTGCACGTCACAA CCATGAGAAGCCAGACTCAGAGAACATCCCACCCAGCAAACACCACCACCAGCCACCCCTCAACTGCCTCCCCAAGCCTGAACCGGAGCCCAAGACTCGAGGGGAGGGTGACGGCCGAGGCTgtgaaaaggcagagaggaggtCGGAGAGGCCCGATGTCAAGAGTGAGCCTCTGGTGAAAGCCAACGGCCTCCAGCCTGGACCGGAGCCAGCCTCAGAGCCAGGCAGCCCCTACCCTGAGGGCCCAAGGGTCCAAGGGGGTGGGGAGCGGCACACCCAGCCCAATGGCTGGCAGCTCAGCTCCCCAAGCCGGCCAGGGAGCACAGCTTTCCCGCCTCAGGACTCAGAGAGTGGGGGACAGCGGCAGAGCTTCCCCTCACGTGCCAACCCCGACAAAATCGCCCAGCGCAAGAGCTCCATGAACCAGCTTCAGCAGTGGGTGAACCTGCGCCGAGGGGTGCCCCCACCTGAGGACCTTCGGAG CCCCTCTAGGTTCTACCCTGTGACCCGCAGGGTCCCCGAGTATTATGGCCCCTACTCCTCCCAATACCCTGACGATTACCAGTACTACCCACCGGGGGTGCGGCCGGACAGCATCTGCTCAATGCCAGCCTACGATCGGATCAGCCCGCCCTGGGCCCTGGAGGACAAGCGCCACTCCTTCCGCAATGGAGGTGGCCCCGCCTTCCAGCTGCGCGAGTGGAAGGAGCCCGCCGGCTATGGGCGGCAGGACAGCACTGTTTGGATCCCCAGCCCTTCCCGGCAGCCAGTCTATTATGATGAGCTGGATGCCACCTCTGGCTCCCTGCGCCACCTGTCCTTGCAGCCCCGTTCCCACTCTGTGCCCCGCTCTCCTGGCCAGGGCTCCTGCAACCGTGCCCGCATTTACTCCCCCGTCCGCTCACCCAGTGCCCGTTTTGAGCGACTGCCACCTCGCAGTGAGGACATCTATGCTGACCCCGCTGCCTATGTGATGAGGCGATCCATCAGCTCCCCCAAG tATGATTACCTGGGAGACAGGCGGCCAGTCCCTGCAGGACTGTTCCCCTACAACTACCCGCCATCCCCCACGGTCCACGATAAGATG GACGAACTTTTAGACCTTCAGTTGCAAAGAAACCTAGAGTATTTGGATCAGCAG ATGAGTGAGAGCGAGACTCTCATCAGTATGGTGAACCGCATGGTGGAAAActcctcccccagggcccagctcttCATGCAA GTCCCTCCGTGCCCAGAAGTGTTCCGGGACAGCCTCCACACCTACAAGTTAAATGAGCAAGACACAGAC AAGCTGCTGGGCAAATTATGTGAGCAGAACAAGGTGGTGAGGGAGCAGGACCGGCTGGTGCAGCAACTCCGAGCTGAGAAG GAAAGCCTGGAAAGTGCCTTGATGGGGACCCACCAGGAACTGGAGATGTTTGGGAGCCAGCCTGCATACCCGGAGAAGCTGCTGCACAAGAAGGAAGCGCTGCAGAATCAGCTCATCAACATCCGGGTGGAACTGTCTCAGGCGACCACG GCCCTGACGAACAGCACTGTGGAGTATGAGAACCTCGAGTCGGAGGTCTCTGCCCTGCACGACGACCTCTGGGAGCAGCTCAATCTGGACATCCAG AATGAGGTGCTCAACCGGCAAATCCAGAAGGAGATCTGGAGGGTACAGGATGTGCTGGAGGGGCTGCGGAAGAATAACCCGTCCCGGGGCACAGACACGGCCAAGCACAGAG GAGGCCTCGGCCCCTCTGCAACCTGCAGCTCCAACAGCCCCGCCAGCCCCCTCAGCTCCGCCAGCCTCACCAGCCCCCTGAGCCCCTTCTCACTGGTGTCTGGCTCTCAGGGGTCCCCCACCAAGCCTGGGTCCAGTGAG gaaCCTGGCCCGCCAcggcctcccctccccaaagcctacGTCCCCCTGGAGTCTCCTCCTACCGTGCCTCCACTCCCTAGTGAGAGCCGCTTCTGGCCATACCCCAACTCCCCTTCCTGGCACCACAGTGGCGAGACAGCCAGGGGTCAG CCCAAAGCAAGCTATGAGCAAAACAAGAAAGACCCCCACCAGACATCAACCCTGGACCCTTCTGGAGACATCAGCCTTGTGCCCACCAGGCaagaggtggaggcagagaagcaggCAGCTCTCAACAAAG TTGGCATTGTGCCTCCGCGGACAAAGTCACCCACTGATGAAGAGGTGACCCCTTCAAGGGTGGTGAAGAGGAGTGCCAGTGGGCTCACTAATGGACTCACCCCCCGA CAGGAGCGCCCCAAGAGTGCTGTGTTCCCTGGCGAGGGCAAGGTCAAGATGAGCGTGGAGGAGCAGATTGACCGCATGCGGCGGCACCAGAGCGGCTCGGTGAAGGAGAAGCGGAGGAGCCTGCAGCTCCCGGCCAGCCCGGCCCCCGACCCCACTGCTCGGCCCGCCTACAAAGTG GTGCGCCGTCACCGCAGCATCCATGAGGTGGACATCTCCAACCTGGAGGCAGCCCTGCGGGCAGAGGAGCCTGGTGGGCAGGCCTACGAGACACCGCGGGAGGAAATCGCCCGGCTTCGCAAAATGGAGCTGGAGCCGCAGCACTATGAAGTGGACATCAATAAGGAG CTCTCCACCCCAGACAAAGTCCTCATCCCCGAACGGTACATTGACCTGGAGCCTGACACCCCCCTGAGCCCTGAAGAGctgaaggagaagcagaagaaggTGGAAAGGATCAAGACACTCATTGCCAAGTCCAG TATGCAGAACGTGGTGCCCATCGGCGAGGGGGACCTTGTGGACGTGCCCCAGGACTCAGAGAGCCAGCTCCAGGAGCAGGAAAAGCGGATTGAAATCTCCTGTGCCCTGGCGACCGAGGCCTCCCGCAGGGGCCGCATGCTGTCTG TGCAATgtgccacccccagccctcccacctcccctgcttCCCCGACTCCACCAGCCAACCCCCCATCGTCTGAATCCCCACGGGGCGCCGACAGCAGCCATACCATGCGGGTCTGA
- the PLEKHA6 gene encoding pleckstrin homology domain-containing family A member 6 isoform X46, whose protein sequence is MGEAARVQIPPAQKSVPQAARHNHEKPDSENIPPSKHHHQPPLNCLPKPEPEPKTRGEGDGRGCEKAERRSERPDVKSEPLVKANGLQPGPEPASEPGSPYPEGPRVQGGGERHTQPNGWQLSSPSRPGSTAFPPQDSESGGQRQSFPSRANPDKIAQRKSSMNQLQQWVNLRRGVPPPEDLRSPSRFYPVTRRVPEYYGPYSSQYPDDYQYYPPGVRPDSICSMPAYDRISPPWALEDKRHSFRNGGGPAFQLREWKEPAGYGRQDSTVWIPSPSRQPVYYDELDATSGSLRHLSLQPRSHSVPRSPGQGSCNRARIYSPVRSPSARFERLPPRSEDIYADPAAYVMRRSISSPKYDYLGDRRPVPAGLFPYNYPPSPTVHDKMMSESETLISMVNRMVENSSPRAQLFMQVPPCPEVFRDSLHTYKLNEQDTDKLLGKLCEQNKVVREQDRLVQQLRAEKESLESALMGTHQELEMFGSQPAYPEKLLHKKEALQNQLINIRVELSQATTALTNSTVEYENLESEVSALHDDLWEQLNLDIQNEVLNRQIQKEIWRVQDVLEGLRKNNPSRGTDTAKHRGGLGPSATCSSNSPASPLSSASLTSPLSPFSLVSGSQGSPTKPGSSEEPGPPRPPLPKAYVPLESPPTVPPLPSESRFWPYPNSPSWHHSGETARGQPKASYEQNKKDPHQTSTLDPSGDISLVPTRQEVEAEKQAALNKVGIVPPRTKSPTDEEVTPSRVVKRSASGLTNGLTPRQERPKSAVFPGEGKVKMSVEEQIDRMRRHQSGSVKEKRRSLQLPASPAPDPTARPAYKVVRRHRSIHEVDISNLEAALRAEEPGGQAYETPREEIARLRKMELEPQHYEVDINKELSTPDKVLIPERYIDLEPDTPLSPEELKEKQKKVERIKTLIAKSSMQNVVPIGEGDLVDVPQDSESQLQEQEKRIEISCALATEASRRGRMLSVQCATPSPPTSPASPTPPANPPSSESPRGADSSHTMRV, encoded by the exons ATGGGGGAGGCTGCCCGAGTACAGATCCCCCCGGCCCAGAAGTCGGTGCCCCAAGCTGCACGTCACAA CCATGAGAAGCCAGACTCAGAGAACATCCCACCCAGCAAACACCACCACCAGCCACCCCTCAACTGCCTCCCCAAGCCTGAACCGGAGCCCAAGACTCGAGGGGAGGGTGACGGCCGAGGCTgtgaaaaggcagagaggaggtCGGAGAGGCCCGATGTCAAGAGTGAGCCTCTGGTGAAAGCCAACGGCCTCCAGCCTGGACCGGAGCCAGCCTCAGAGCCAGGCAGCCCCTACCCTGAGGGCCCAAGGGTCCAAGGGGGTGGGGAGCGGCACACCCAGCCCAATGGCTGGCAGCTCAGCTCCCCAAGCCGGCCAGGGAGCACAGCTTTCCCGCCTCAGGACTCAGAGAGTGGGGGACAGCGGCAGAGCTTCCCCTCACGTGCCAACCCCGACAAAATCGCCCAGCGCAAGAGCTCCATGAACCAGCTTCAGCAGTGGGTGAACCTGCGCCGAGGGGTGCCCCCACCTGAGGACCTTCGGAG CCCCTCTAGGTTCTACCCTGTGACCCGCAGGGTCCCCGAGTATTATGGCCCCTACTCCTCCCAATACCCTGACGATTACCAGTACTACCCACCGGGGGTGCGGCCGGACAGCATCTGCTCAATGCCAGCCTACGATCGGATCAGCCCGCCCTGGGCCCTGGAGGACAAGCGCCACTCCTTCCGCAATGGAGGTGGCCCCGCCTTCCAGCTGCGCGAGTGGAAGGAGCCCGCCGGCTATGGGCGGCAGGACAGCACTGTTTGGATCCCCAGCCCTTCCCGGCAGCCAGTCTATTATGATGAGCTGGATGCCACCTCTGGCTCCCTGCGCCACCTGTCCTTGCAGCCCCGTTCCCACTCTGTGCCCCGCTCTCCTGGCCAGGGCTCCTGCAACCGTGCCCGCATTTACTCCCCCGTCCGCTCACCCAGTGCCCGTTTTGAGCGACTGCCACCTCGCAGTGAGGACATCTATGCTGACCCCGCTGCCTATGTGATGAGGCGATCCATCAGCTCCCCCAAG tATGATTACCTGGGAGACAGGCGGCCAGTCCCTGCAGGACTGTTCCCCTACAACTACCCGCCATCCCCCACGGTCCACGATAAGATG ATGAGTGAGAGCGAGACTCTCATCAGTATGGTGAACCGCATGGTGGAAAActcctcccccagggcccagctcttCATGCAA GTCCCTCCGTGCCCAGAAGTGTTCCGGGACAGCCTCCACACCTACAAGTTAAATGAGCAAGACACAGAC AAGCTGCTGGGCAAATTATGTGAGCAGAACAAGGTGGTGAGGGAGCAGGACCGGCTGGTGCAGCAACTCCGAGCTGAGAAG GAAAGCCTGGAAAGTGCCTTGATGGGGACCCACCAGGAACTGGAGATGTTTGGGAGCCAGCCTGCATACCCGGAGAAGCTGCTGCACAAGAAGGAAGCGCTGCAGAATCAGCTCATCAACATCCGGGTGGAACTGTCTCAGGCGACCACG GCCCTGACGAACAGCACTGTGGAGTATGAGAACCTCGAGTCGGAGGTCTCTGCCCTGCACGACGACCTCTGGGAGCAGCTCAATCTGGACATCCAG AATGAGGTGCTCAACCGGCAAATCCAGAAGGAGATCTGGAGGGTACAGGATGTGCTGGAGGGGCTGCGGAAGAATAACCCGTCCCGGGGCACAGACACGGCCAAGCACAGAG GAGGCCTCGGCCCCTCTGCAACCTGCAGCTCCAACAGCCCCGCCAGCCCCCTCAGCTCCGCCAGCCTCACCAGCCCCCTGAGCCCCTTCTCACTGGTGTCTGGCTCTCAGGGGTCCCCCACCAAGCCTGGGTCCAGTGAG gaaCCTGGCCCGCCAcggcctcccctccccaaagcctacGTCCCCCTGGAGTCTCCTCCTACCGTGCCTCCACTCCCTAGTGAGAGCCGCTTCTGGCCATACCCCAACTCCCCTTCCTGGCACCACAGTGGCGAGACAGCCAGGGGTCAG CCCAAAGCAAGCTATGAGCAAAACAAGAAAGACCCCCACCAGACATCAACCCTGGACCCTTCTGGAGACATCAGCCTTGTGCCCACCAGGCaagaggtggaggcagagaagcaggCAGCTCTCAACAAAG TTGGCATTGTGCCTCCGCGGACAAAGTCACCCACTGATGAAGAGGTGACCCCTTCAAGGGTGGTGAAGAGGAGTGCCAGTGGGCTCACTAATGGACTCACCCCCCGA CAGGAGCGCCCCAAGAGTGCTGTGTTCCCTGGCGAGGGCAAGGTCAAGATGAGCGTGGAGGAGCAGATTGACCGCATGCGGCGGCACCAGAGCGGCTCGGTGAAGGAGAAGCGGAGGAGCCTGCAGCTCCCGGCCAGCCCGGCCCCCGACCCCACTGCTCGGCCCGCCTACAAAGTG GTGCGCCGTCACCGCAGCATCCATGAGGTGGACATCTCCAACCTGGAGGCAGCCCTGCGGGCAGAGGAGCCTGGTGGGCAGGCCTACGAGACACCGCGGGAGGAAATCGCCCGGCTTCGCAAAATGGAGCTGGAGCCGCAGCACTATGAAGTGGACATCAATAAGGAG CTCTCCACCCCAGACAAAGTCCTCATCCCCGAACGGTACATTGACCTGGAGCCTGACACCCCCCTGAGCCCTGAAGAGctgaaggagaagcagaagaaggTGGAAAGGATCAAGACACTCATTGCCAAGTCCAG TATGCAGAACGTGGTGCCCATCGGCGAGGGGGACCTTGTGGACGTGCCCCAGGACTCAGAGAGCCAGCTCCAGGAGCAGGAAAAGCGGATTGAAATCTCCTGTGCCCTGGCGACCGAGGCCTCCCGCAGGGGCCGCATGCTGTCTG TGCAATgtgccacccccagccctcccacctcccctgcttCCCCGACTCCACCAGCCAACCCCCCATCGTCTGAATCCCCACGGGGCGCCGACAGCAGCCATACCATGCGGGTCTGA